Within Streptomyces albofaciens JCM 4342, the genomic segment CCTTCTCGGCGGCCGGCTTCGAGGTGGGGGCTCCGTCGGTCTGGAAGATGACGAAGGCCGGGTCGGTGGCGCCGGACTTCTCGTAGTGCTCGATGACGGCGTTGATGGCCCAGTGGTAGTTCGTGCGGCCCATGTGACCGAGGCCCGCGTGCAACTCCTCGATGCGGCCCTCGTAGTTGGCCAGATCCAGTTCGGCGGTGCCGTCGACGTCGGTGGAGAAGAAGACCACCGGCACGGTGCCGTCGTCGTCGAGGTTGGCGGACAGGCCGAGGGCCTGTTCGGCGAGGTGCTGGACCGTGCCGTCCTTGTAGTAGTTGCGCATCGAGCCGGAGCGGTCGAGTACGAGGTAGACGGCCGCGCGCTGAGTGGCCAGCCCCTGCTTTTCGAGGGAGACCCGGGCCGCCTTGTAGAGGCTGACGAGGCCGGGGGCCTGGGACTCGACCTTGGTGAGGGAGATGGCGGTCGCGGGGGCTTCAGGCACGGGTTCCGGTCGGGGGGCGGATTCCGGCTGAGAGGAGGCGTCCGGCTGGGGCGTGGCTTCGGGCTGAAGCGTGTTCTCGGGCTGGGGCGTGGCTTCCGGCTTCGGCTCGGTCTTGGCCGCGGCATCCGGCTCCGCCTTGGTGACGGGGGCCGGCTCCGCCTTTGTGACCGGCGTCGGCTCCGCCTCGGGTTCCCGGGTTGGCTCCGCCTTGGCCGCGGCCTCAGGTTTGGCCGTGGCCTTCGGCTCCGCCTCGACT encodes:
- a CDS encoding vWA domain-containing protein, whose protein sequence is MGIRSLLRNAFGRSKAAREESNEAASGTRTPEAATIPEAREEATPEPAAPRDPAVPTARTAPTDTPSPSLPTQATTPDAAPAPEDSASDLVSQAFDNPKTPGKAEPDAEAGDAGKVEAVVEAEPEVAGKPEAAGKVEAAGKVEPEAVTKPEAVTKPEPVVEAEPKATAKPEAAAKAEPTREPEAEPTPVTKAEPAPVTKAEPDAAAKTEPKPEATPQPENTLQPEATPQPDASSQPESAPRPEPVPEAPATAISLTKVESQAPGLVSLYKAARVSLEKQGLATQRAAVYLVLDRSGSMRNYYKDGTVQHLAEQALGLSANLDDDGTVPVVFFSTDVDGTAELDLANYEGRIEELHAGLGHMGRTNYHWAINAVIEHYEKSGATDPAFVIFQTDGAPTSKPAAEKALCEAAKLPIFWQFVGFGDPDAKGFDFLRKLDELAVPEKRVIDNAGFFHAGRDPRAVADADLYQQLMTEFPTWLTEARKAGILPD